The following coding sequences are from one Candidatus Nezhaarchaeales archaeon window:
- the moaA gene encoding GTP 3',8-cyclase MoaA: MEAFVTLDARGGLMLIDRYNRPVKGLRISVTRKCNLKCIYCHMEGDPKPSRGDELSLDGIVKVVKAAAQLGLTDIKITGGEPLLRPDIVGIIEEVAKVPGIAEVSLTSNGTLLERYASKLKEAGLTRVNVNLCSLKPEVYRFVTGRDMVNDVVRGIDAAVKSGLTPVKVNMVVLKGVNVEEIPDMIRFAKNHNVTLQLIELEDMGKASSFFHKYYVDLSPVEEQLKNISTHFTFRAMHRRLKLLLKEGVVVEVVRPHHNSAFCLNCHRLRMTADGRLKPCLMRDDNYVDLSGLLRSASGVEGLKEQILKAVALREPYYKP; encoded by the coding sequence GTGGAGGCGTTTGTAACGCTTGATGCCAGGGGTGGACTGATGCTCATAGATCGATACAATAGGCCTGTTAAAGGCCTTAGGATATCGGTTACTAGGAAGTGCAACCTGAAATGTATATATTGCCATATGGAGGGCGACCCTAAGCCTAGTCGAGGTGATGAGCTATCCTTAGATGGAATAGTGAAAGTAGTTAAAGCAGCAGCGCAACTAGGTTTAACCGATATCAAAATAACTGGTGGTGAACCCCTACTTAGACCCGACATAGTCGGCATCATCGAGGAAGTAGCTAAGGTCCCGGGGATCGCTGAGGTATCATTAACCTCTAATGGAACCCTGCTTGAAAGATATGCTTCAAAGCTTAAGGAGGCAGGATTAACCAGAGTTAACGTTAACCTATGTAGCCTTAAGCCCGAAGTTTACCGTTTCGTTACCGGGAGGGATATGGTAAACGACGTCGTTAGAGGTATAGATGCGGCGGTTAAATCGGGCCTTACCCCGGTTAAGGTGAACATGGTGGTTCTTAAGGGCGTAAACGTTGAGGAAATACCTGACATGATAAGGTTCGCTAAGAACCATAACGTTACGCTCCAACTCATCGAGCTGGAGGATATGGGTAAAGCTAGTAGCTTCTTCCATAAGTACTACGTGGACCTATCACCCGTGGAGGAGCAGCTTAAAAACATTTCAACACACTTTACGTTTCGAGCCATGCATAGGAGGCTTAAGCTCCTCCTAAAGGAGGGCGTAGTGGTTGAAGTTGTCCGCCCCCACCATAACTCAGCCTTTTGTTTAAATTGCCATAGGTTAAGGATGACGGCTGATGGTAGGCTAAAACCCTGCCTAATGAGGGATGATAACTACGTGGATCTAAGCGGACTATTAAGATCGGCTTCAGGTGTTGAAGGGTTAAAGGAGCAAATCCTTAAAGCCGTAGCTTTAAGGGAGCCTTACTATAAGCCTTAG
- a CDS encoding ribosomal protein L13e encodes MVKTPNLISKGGGKQREGRGFSIGELKEAGLSVAEAVKLGVYIDKRRRSTHEYNVKALKEYLARLNRTVKSLG; translated from the coding sequence GCCTAATTTAATATCGAAGGGTGGGGGGAAGCAGCGTGAAGGACGCGGCTTCTCGATCGGTGAGTTAAAGGAGGCTGGGTTAAGCGTAGCGGAGGCCGTTAAGCTCGGGGTTTACATTGATAAAAGGCGTAGATCAACACATGAATACAACGTTAAAGCGCTTAAGGAGTACTTAGCAAGGCTTAACAGAACGGTTAAGTCCTTAGGTTAA